Part of the Halobacteriovorax vibrionivorans genome, TAATGGCACGTGATGCACTAGAGAGACCAGAGTCATGCGGTGGACACTTTAGAGAGGAATCTCAAACTGAAGAAAGTGAAGCCTTACGTGATGATGAAAACTACTGTCATGGTGCTGTTTGGGAATTCACTGGTCAAGATAGCGACCCAATTAGAAACGTTGAAGAATTAGACTTCCCTAACGTTCCACTAACGCAAAGAAGTTATAAGTAAGAGGTATTAATATGAGTAGTAATAATAATATGACTTTACATTTAAAGATCTGGCGTCAAAAAAACCGTGAAGACAAAGGTCAAATGGCGGATTACACACTAGAGAATGTATCTCCAGATGCTTCTTTTCTAGAAATGCTAGATCAACTTAACGAAGAACTAATCCCACAAGGAATTGAGCCGGTAGCTTTCGACCACGATTGTCGTGAAGGTATCTGTGGTATGTGTTCACTAATGATTAACGGTCAGGCCCACGGGCCAGAAGCTGAAACAACAACTTGTCAGCTTCACATGAGAAAGTTTTCTGACGGTGATACGATTGTAATCGAGCCATTTAGAGCAAGAGCTTTCCCAGTAGAAAAAGACCTTATGGTTGATAGAAGTGCATTTGATGAAATCATCGCTGCTGGTGGATTTATCTCAGTAAATACTGGTAACGCTCAAGATGCAAATGCTATCCTAGTTCCTAAAGAAAACGCTGACCTTGCAATGGATGCAGCTGCTTGTATCGGTTGTGGTGCATGTGTTGCTTCTTGTAAGAATGCTTCTGCAATGCTTTTCGTTTCAGCAAAAGTTTCGCAAATGGCACTTCTTCCACAAGGACAAGCAGAAGCTTCTCAACGTGTTCAAAACATGGTTAAGAAGATGGATGATCTTGGATTTGGTAACTGTACTAACGAAGCAGAATGTGAAGCATCATGTCCAAAAGGAATTGAGATCACAAATATCGCTCGTATGAACAGAGAGCTTCTAAAAGCTGCTGTTGTTTCTCAAACGACACCAAAAGTATAATTTAGCTTAACAGTTAAAAGATAATTAAGAGGCCTACGAAAGTAGGCCTTTTTTTGTTAATTTCTAGTAAACTTTTATTGATTTCATTGGGACTTAAGAAAAATTCTTCTAAAATGTAGAAAACAAAAAAAAGGAGTTATGATGAAGTTACTTATAGCAATATTACTCACATCCCTAACTTTCGCCCTCTCTCCAGGAGAGAAAGCTCCTGAATTTATTTTAATGAATCAAAAAGGAGAGCTCGTCTCACTTGAGAACTTAAAAGGCCGAAGAATTGTCCTTGAATGGTATAACGAAGGTTGTCCATTTGTTCGTAAACATTATGATTCAAAGAATATGCAAGAGACTCAAACGTTTGCATTGAGACATGGCTACACATGGCTGACAATTAATTCTTCAAATGTAGGAAAACAAGGATATATAGAGGACTCTGAAGCGGCAAAGAAGCGCTTAAAAGCAGAAGGATCTAGAGCGCAACACTTTCTACTTGATACGAAAGGAGTCACTGGTCGACTCTATAATGCGAAAACGACACCAGAGATTTTCATTATCAATGAGCAGGGAAGAATCGACTATATGGGCGGGATTGACAGTATCCCATCGGCCGATAAAAGCGATATTCAAAAAGCCGAAAACTATGTTAAAACAGCTATAAAAGAGATTGCTAAGGGAGAGAAGGTCTCAACGGCAAAAACTAAACCATATGGATGTAGCGTTAAATACTAATGTTTATATATAATGAAAATACCCAATTATTTATAAAGAAAGTTCGTCTCAAGGCCCGTGATATTTTTGCGGGCATGGGACTTGAGCTCAAAAGAAGTCGCCTGCATTATAAGGGTGTTATGTATCCCCTATCTTTTGTGGTTAATGAATCAGATAAAGTCTTGGGCTTCTACGATCCACTTATATACCAAATTGGAATTAATAAGTGCTTTATGACCATGAATGATGAAGAGCTCTTAGAAAATGTTCTAAAGCACGAAATAGCTCACTTTATGGTACACGTAACGTGTGGCATAAGTGAACAAGCACATGGCGTTGAATTTCGAAATATCTTTAAAAGATATGCATGGAATCAGGACTTTTCAAAATCACAGATTAATCTAGCTGCTTACACAAAGACTAGTAACCAAGTTACTCAAAAAATTCAAAAGCTACTTGAACTTGCTAAATCTGATAACGAATTTGAGGCCAAGCTTGCAGCAAGAAAGGCCAATGATCTTATTGCAAAACACAATCTAGAAAAAGTAAGACTTACTAATTTCACTCGCAATGAGATCGATATGCGTGAGCTTGAAGACACCTATGTTAAAAGAGTCGCCTCATTTAAAAGACGAAACCTCTTACATGATTGCCTCTATGATATTCTAAAAGAGTTTTCAGTTGCACCTGTATTTAGCAGTGGCCGTGGTGGTGGCTATCTTGAAGTTATCGGCGCAAAGGAAAATGTCGAAGCGGCCCATTATATTTATGACTACACTACACAGGCCATGAACGGACTTTGGCTTCAAGCTAAGAAGTCATCTAACCTTAAAGGTGTTCGAGCTAAGAATACGTACTTTAAAAGCTTCACAAAATCCTTTCTACAAGAATTAAAGAAATCTCAACAACAACATATTAGCTCTCGTGAGCTCGTCCACTTAAATGGCCTAACTTCGGCCCATCGCAATCGTGTCTATCCTCGCGTTAGCTCTCAATCGAGCCAATCTTCAAGCTTTGATCCAAAGGCCTGGAGCCTAGGTAATAAAGCGGGAAAGTCATTTAAAATTGGCAAAGGCATTAATGGCAAAGCCTCCACAAAATTAATAACTTACTGAATTCCGTAACAAAATTCGCTTTATTTAAAGATTATCTAAAACTTTTGAGCGGATTTCCGATATGTGTTAATGTGAAGTTTGGAGTGTAAATGGCAAAAATAGCAAATTCTAAAAAGATTATTAGAGGATTCATTACTCAATGTACGTTAGTATTTAAGTCCTACGACTACAATGTAGTTGAATCTAAGAATAAGCAGAATCTTTGGCATTTTAGCGTAACTAAAGACGATAAGAAGTATGTCGTCTACTGCACAAACTCACTTGAAAAAGTTCAGGGTATTATAAAAATAGCTCTCAAGAAACTTCCAGAAGGCACTCGCCTAGTGGTAATCTGTAATGATTTTACCGATGAGGATCGTTCAAAAGCAGAGGCCAGCCAGTATACAATCACTTCTCTAGGTACGATTAAGCAATACGGTGTTGAAATGCTCGATGCCAAGCAGAGAGCTCAAAGACAAGCCTCTTAAAGGCCATTAGACACTTTTCTTATCTGCGCCAAAAATCCACTTATGCTGTTGTCCAATAACTCGGAAAGGACCACCTTCGATTTGATTCCATTCTTGAATATCGATAAATCGCTGCATAGGAAATTCTTCACTTGGCTCATAACAAGGAGTCAAAACCCAAGGAAATTCAATATTACCAAGCTTTGATTCAAGTTCGCGATAAGCGCTTAATGTGTATTCAAAATCCTTTCGATCAGCAATCACGGCCTTCATTTGAAAGCGATTAGGATATTGCTGTGCCATCTTTTCGATAAGTGACAGACGTGTTCTAACACCTGTTGAAGGAGTTTTTAGGTCATAAGAGATATAGTCAAGAAGATCAAAAACCTCGTCAACAACTCGAGTTCCAGCGGCCTCAAGATTAATTTTAAAACCTCTCGATTTTAAAAACTTTGTAAGCTCCACAACGCTTGGAACGTGTTTAGGATGAAGAGGATCACCACCAGTAATAGAAATCCAATTAATTTTACCTTGATAACTCTCTTCAAGAATTCTTTCAAAGATTGTATTAAGAGAAGTGCTCTCAATATCAAAACTCCAGGTGTCCATAGAGTCGCAATTAACACAACCGATATTACATCCTTGAAAACGCACAAAGACTTGTGAGCGTCCGACAAAGACTCCCTCACCTTCTGTAGCGCGATAAATATCGTTAATTAAAAATTCCATGAAACCTTCTAAACACCAATGTTTAAGCCTATTTATATAGCATAAGCCTTTAAAATGTCATAGAATTATGTAAAATCAAGTAAAAGCTACACGAAATAACTTAAGGCAATGATTATGATTGATATAAATGAACAGTTTCAAGCTGTCATTAAGGACTTACAAAGTGGGAAAAGACCAAATTGCAGCTATTCCAAACAAGATATAAAAGTCTTTAAAGATGAATTTATTCGACTCAATGACAAGAGAGACTGGCAGGCCTTAATTCCCCTTCTGTGTATTCTCGATAATACGATAACACTCGATCACGACTTATATCCCCAAATTATCCATGCAATAAAAGAATGTGATGATAATGAGGTTCTTGTTCTAATATTAGGAGTTGCAAGAAAGCAGATTATTGATGAGCACCACAAGCGTGGAGAGAGACTTCCATTTGACTTCTTAGAGGTACTTGAGGGCCTTATCGGTCATAGTAATCCGGAAGTATTCGAATGGAATCTAAGACTAATAGAAGGACTTGGCTCACAGTCTATCTTCTTTAAAGAGGCCATTTTAAAGGCAAAACCAGGCTTTTTTGCTCGATTTAACCAGCACAAGAAGGCGTGCACGGAAATTATTGAGCTTCTTGAGCGTCGCTGGGGCTAAGATGTTATAATAGCTCTATGAATAGAAAGTTTGATGCTAATGAAAATTTTGAATTGTTAAAGAATGAGCGCAATATTGCAGGACGGGCAATGTATGAAAAGCGCCCTTCACAAGAAGTAAAAGTTCAAATCTATCCAGATAAGAGTGTCTCTCCAGCTAAATTTATTCCAAATCAAAGTATGCCTGGAACATTTCGCGCCCACCCAACAACTATCGCCGCAATGCGAAGTGATCTTTTTGCAAATATGCATGACGAAGCATTTGAGGAATTAAGCGCAATAATCACTTGTTCAAGTTGTAAAACTCAGATTGATCAGCAATTTTGGAAGTTTTGCCCCTACTGTGAAGCACCGTTTCCAAAAAATCACGGATAAGTATCTGAAATCTCGTTTTAAAGTAAATCTTTGTAAGAAAAATACCTTTTACTAACACTTTCTAGACCAGTAAATTCTTTCTACAACACACGAACACAATATTTGTTGTAAATAGCTTTAATTTTGCCAAATCGAAATTTTACAGCTACAAGCAACTTGTTTCACTGGAAGAAACACGGCACAAGGGAGTCGAAATGAAAAGAGCAAACTCGTATCTATCGGACAAGCAAATAGCTGCACTAAAAGATGCACTACTTGCTGACAAAGAAAGAATTCTTAACAAAAACAGTGAGAAAGAGCAGTATTGCATGGACAAGAATGAACTACTTGATCCTCTGGATGAGGCAGTAGCAAATGTCCAAACTTCGCAGGAAATTCGTTTCAGAAATCGTGAGAACTTCTACGTAAAGAAAATCAATAAAGCACTTCAAAAAATTGAAAAAGGCGAATATGGCCTTTGTGATGAGTGTGATATTGAAATCGGTTACGATCGCCTTATGGCAAGAAATACAGCAGAGCTTTGTATTGCATGTAAAGAAGAAGCTGAGCATGAAGAGAAATCAAATGTTTATCTAAAGCGTTCGAAATCTCTTGGAAAAACAATTGCTGAAATTGGAAAAAGATAAAGATACTAAAGGCCGCTTATGCGGCCTTTTTATTTTCTGAAATAACTAAGACTAAGTAATTCAAACTCATCTGCAATATGGTATTGGCCAGACGAGAAGCTCACAGAACGGGCAAGACCAGAAGACTCGACCGAAGTTTTAATCTTCTTAATCTCATCTCTTTCAACTGAAAAATCTAAGACATAAACTGAGCCAGATAAGTGTTGTGCTTTCTTAACAATATGCCCTTTGGCATTTAAATATTTTTGTAGATCCACAACAAGATCAGATTTAATCGAAATTATAAGACGATGTGGATTTATCCCTTCACAAGCACCTTTTCGTGAAGCGGCCAATGGTAACATATCCTCACCTTTATCAAAAACTAACTCTCCATCTTTACTGGCATTTGCACGAAGACAATACTCTACTGCATCGTAAGTCACACGAAATGCGATGGCCAAACGAGGGCCACAAATTCCATAAGTATGGATGGCATCGATCTGATCAGCTTTAAATCCTTTCTTATGAAAAAACTTAACCACGGGAGCTAAAATATCATCACGAGAGGTATTTAAACTTATTTGATCATTGAATGAAGCAATTTTTGTACGATAGTCACCTTCTTTATACCAGCAGGTATCATTTCCAACAGAAGTTAAAGGACCGGCCAATAGTGAGCTTGAAGTCACAATCATGATAAATAAGAATACTCGGGAGCTATCTAAAATTTTCTTCATACATATGAATCGGTATTTATGATGCAATATTTAGTGTAGACTTAAGTTATGAAAAATCAGGAAGAAAGTATTAAGTTAATCGAGAAAGTTACTCGGTCTTTTTATCAAAAGGCCATAAATGACGTTTTCATTGGTTATCACTTTCGTAAATTAACTTCAAACAACGGGCCGATCTCAAATATTGAAGACTTCAACGAGCATCTAAAATCAATAAATGCCTTTTGGCAGGCCCAATTACTTGGAATAAAATTACCTAAAGGGGCCCATCACCTCTTATCGGCCCACGAATATTTAAAGATTCGAAAGGGAGAGCTAGGTCGATGGGTAATATTATTTAAACAAACACTAGAGGAAAATCGATCTGAAGATCCAAAATTTATTAATATTTGGGAACATAAGATTGATACTTTTAAAGTAGGCTTTGAAAAGTATTTTTTTGAGGGATAGGCATGATTAAATATGAGAAGAATATTCAATATGTCACAATTGACAGCTATTCTAGAAATATATTCTTAATTTGCACCTTCTTCTTACTAGCATTAATCCTAACGCTTATCTTCAAAGACCCAAGGCCTGCAACAAAAGACATTATAATTTTTCTCATCCCAATTATTGCAACTGTTTCAATATTAAAAAAGCGTCATCTTGAGCTCAATAAACCTCGCAACACAGGAAGACTGGAAACACGCTCTCTTATAAGAAAGAAGTTTGAAAACTTTGGTCTAGATGAGATTGAAGAAATTGAACTTAATAAAGGACGTGGCAGCGGGAATGCAGGCAACTACTTTATTACAATAAAATTGAATAACTCTAAGAGACTAAAAATTATGACAACTGATGCTTTTCAGTCAAATAAAGAGATTAATGAAATTTATGAAGAACTCAGAAATTGGATAAAGAGCTAATTACAACTTTCGATAGTTTTAGGTTTTTTGGCCTTATAAACTTTTTTAACAAAATCCTCAAGAACAGGCTCACCTGTCACATCATCTAGAAGCCAATTACGAGCATGCCATTGACCAATTTTTGCGGCCGCACGACAAGAATCACGAGTTGTCATGTATTGAACAACTATCATTTCCACAAGACGAACCTTGAAGCGCTTAGGAGAGCCCTTAAGACAACCTTCTTGAGGATAATCACTACACTCTAAATGACGATCTTTATCCTTTGCTGCAATACGAACTTCTTCAATTGTATTATCAAATTTATAGGCCATATCAAACATTTCTAAAGGAGTGTAAATATCCTTTTCAGAACAAGACGTAAAAATTAGAGATAATGTAAATAGAAAGACAATGCTAATATGTTTAGACATATTAGCATTTTATCACTTAACCGCGACGGCCGCGAGATTTTTTTGACTTATTGGGCGTGTTTCGTCCAGATACAACAGGTTTCTTAGGCATACGCCCACGTCTAGCAGGTGCCTTCTTCTTAGAAGCTCCCTTATTCGCCTTCCCCATTGTCGATTTAAGAAAGATTGGATCAATTTTGAGTGTATCCTGATTTTTAATGGCATCATTGATTTGACCAATGAGCTTTTGATCTTTCTTTGTAACAAAATTATAAACACGTCCGCTTCTTCCAGCACGTCCAACTCGTCCTGAACGGTGAATATAGTAAACAGCTTCAAATGGAAGATCATAATTTAAAACCCATTGAAGTGTTTTAATATCGATTCCACGAGCGGCCATATCTGTTGTGATAAGAACACCACCAGTAGACTTAAAGTTTTTAAAGTTATCACTTCGCTCTCTTGCGCTGATATCACCATGAGATAGGAAAAGCTTTTTTGCAAGCTTCTTCTCTTTCATATAATTATAAACTTCAACGGCCTTCTCTTTTTGATTCACAAAAATAATACCATTGCCTTTGGCCTCATTTTTCATAAAGACATCAAGCATGGCATTTTTCTCAGTATATTCCAGAGCGATATTATAAGTTTCAATAGTTTGAGATAGACCGTGAGCATCAGTTAAGCTGATTGTCTCAAATTCCATTCCAGAGAAGAAGTCTGCTTTTAATAGGTCAAAGTCATCGGCCATGGTCGCAGAAACAAGGGCCGCTTGATAATCATTTGTTAAATGTCTTCTAATGGATTTTAGCTCACGCATAAATCCCATATCAAGAAGTTGGTCTGCTTCATCAATAACAAGAAATTCAAGATTATCTAGACGAATTTCTTTTTTCTCAATCATAGACTTAATTCTTCCAGGGCCACCCACTAGGATATCAAAGTTCTGGCTCTTTAGAGAACTTACTTTCTTTCCCTTCTCTCCACCAAGTGCCAGTCTAACTCGAAGCTTTGCATGGTGAGAGATCTTCTTACACTCATCGGCAACTTGTATTGCAAGTTCTTTAATAGGAAGAAGTATAATTGCACGTGGAGAACCAGGTTTTTGATCATTCTTACTAAGATTTGCTTCACTTTCTTTAAGCATTTGAAAAAGTGGAAGAAGATAACTTAGAGTTTTACCACTACCAGTTTTGGCCTGAATTTG contains:
- a CDS encoding DEAD/DEAH box helicase, which gives rise to MAKDSQNFIDLINMDLFAGFLKENKLAAPTDVQVQSIPVFLDGKNIQIQAKTGSGKTLSYLLPLFQMLKESEANLSKNDQKPGSPRAIILLPIKELAIQVADECKKISHHAKLRVRLALGGEKGKKVSSLKSQNFDILVGGPGRIKSMIEKKEIRLDNLEFLVIDEADQLLDMGFMRELKSIRRHLTNDYQAALVSATMADDFDLLKADFFSGMEFETISLTDAHGLSQTIETYNIALEYTEKNAMLDVFMKNEAKGNGIIFVNQKEKAVEVYNYMKEKKLAKKLFLSHGDISARERSDNFKNFKSTGGVLITTDMAARGIDIKTLQWVLNYDLPFEAVYYIHRSGRVGRAGRSGRVYNFVTKKDQKLIGQINDAIKNQDTLKIDPIFLKSTMGKANKGASKKKAPARRGRMPKKPVVSGRNTPNKSKKSRGRRG
- a CDS encoding TraR/DksA family transcriptional regulator, with protein sequence MKRANSYLSDKQIAALKDALLADKERILNKNSEKEQYCMDKNELLDPLDEAVANVQTSQEIRFRNRENFYVKKINKALQKIEKGEYGLCDECDIEIGYDRLMARNTAELCIACKEEAEHEEKSNVYLKRSKSLGKTIAEIGKR
- a CDS encoding redoxin domain-containing protein is translated as MKLLIAILLTSLTFALSPGEKAPEFILMNQKGELVSLENLKGRRIVLEWYNEGCPFVRKHYDSKNMQETQTFALRHGYTWLTINSSNVGKQGYIEDSEAAKKRLKAEGSRAQHFLLDTKGVTGRLYNAKTTPEIFIINEQGRIDYMGGIDSIPSADKSDIQKAENYVKTAIKEIAKGEKVSTAKTKPYGCSVKY
- a CDS encoding 4Fe-4S cluster-binding domain-containing protein gives rise to the protein MEFLINDIYRATEGEGVFVGRSQVFVRFQGCNIGCVNCDSMDTWSFDIESTSLNTIFERILEESYQGKINWISITGGDPLHPKHVPSVVELTKFLKSRGFKINLEAAGTRVVDEVFDLLDYISYDLKTPSTGVRTRLSLIEKMAQQYPNRFQMKAVIADRKDFEYTLSAYRELESKLGNIEFPWVLTPCYEPSEEFPMQRFIDIQEWNQIEGGPFRVIGQQHKWIFGADKKSV
- a CDS encoding globin family protein translates to MKNQEESIKLIEKVTRSFYQKAINDVFIGYHFRKLTSNNGPISNIEDFNEHLKSINAFWQAQLLGIKLPKGAHHLLSAHEYLKIRKGELGRWVILFKQTLEENRSEDPKFINIWEHKIDTFKVGFEKYFFEG
- a CDS encoding succinate dehydrogenase/fumarate reductase iron-sulfur subunit, whose translation is MTLHLKIWRQKNREDKGQMADYTLENVSPDASFLEMLDQLNEELIPQGIEPVAFDHDCREGICGMCSLMINGQAHGPEAETTTCQLHMRKFSDGDTIVIEPFRARAFPVEKDLMVDRSAFDEIIAAGGFISVNTGNAQDANAILVPKENADLAMDAAACIGCGACVASCKNASAMLFVSAKVSQMALLPQGQAEASQRVQNMVKKMDDLGFGNCTNEAECEASCPKGIEITNIARMNRELLKAAVVSQTTPKV
- a CDS encoding DUF2786 domain-containing protein, coding for MFIYNENTQLFIKKVRLKARDIFAGMGLELKRSRLHYKGVMYPLSFVVNESDKVLGFYDPLIYQIGINKCFMTMNDEELLENVLKHEIAHFMVHVTCGISEQAHGVEFRNIFKRYAWNQDFSKSQINLAAYTKTSNQVTQKIQKLLELAKSDNEFEAKLAARKANDLIAKHNLEKVRLTNFTRNEIDMRELEDTYVKRVASFKRRNLLHDCLYDILKEFSVAPVFSSGRGGGYLEVIGAKENVEAAHYIYDYTTQAMNGLWLQAKKSSNLKGVRAKNTYFKSFTKSFLQELKKSQQQHISSRELVHLNGLTSAHRNRVYPRVSSQSSQSSSFDPKAWSLGNKAGKSFKIGKGINGKASTKLITY